CCAACATAATCATGCAGATGCTGCGCGCCAGCCTTGAAGTATCCCATTCCTCGGCCACGTCGCCGAGCGGAATGGTCTGTGGCTCGCCGTCGACCATGGACGCTGGAAGCATGCAGCATATGTCCAGTCTCAACTCGAACATACCCGCTGCCTTGGACGACGTGCCGTCCAGAGCTCCGACCAAGTCGTCCCCTCataacaacagcaacagccgtAGCAGTACGGACAATGTGGCACACAACGCCGTCTCACACAACGTCGTCGAGGAGTTTCTTCTATCCGGCCAAGAtggtcagcagcagcaacattACTCGAACACTGCGAACGCAAACCACAATGAAGAAGGTGATGAGCTGCCGGAAGGGTCAGAGATGCTGGCGTTTGTTGAGTTCAAGCGCGGCCGCGTCCGCAAGTACGTGTGTGAGCACCGCATCGAGCCTGGAAACTACGTCCTCGTAGACGGCGACCGTGGCACAGACTGCGGCCTATTGGTACAGACGATCGAGCGCAAGCCAAACAACGAGACGGCCGTTGTGTCGATGGAGGGCTGTGACATCCGCGATGACAAGATCAAGCTGGAGAACGGCCGCGTTCTGCGCCAGGCCTCAGAAGAAGACATCGACCGCCTTCACAACATCATTGCGAACGCAGAGAGCGTTGCTCTCAAGACATGCCGCCAGCGGTGTTTGGAACTCGGCATCGACATTGACCTGCAGGATGTGGAGTACCAGTTCGATATGAAGAAGATCAGCTTCTTCTTTGACTGCGACCACAGCGTCGACTTCCGGTCCCTTGTGCGGGAGCTCTACCGCACTTTTGGGGCACGGATCTGGATGGAGAACATCAACCCCAAGGTCAAGAACTCTATGCCAGACGCTAGTGGACACGAGCGCAGTCATGGTGGGGGTCATcacggcaacggcggcggttGGCGCAACAATCACCGCGGCGGTCGTACACGTGACTACTGAGATGGACACGCTGGGGGAGCATGTGATAGCTGAGCGAGTCGCCGTTGGCAAGCCATGCCACATccgttgttttcttttcatgTTCCTTTTCCTTTACTGGTCTTTCGTGGGATGGCGGCCAACGATGACATGCGCCCACGTACCCTCATTCATTCGTGTCAGAGCCccacgagcagcggcagaactcaatagagagagggggtgatatggcagggagagaacgCAAGaggtggggcgggggtgtACGTGGACCAGTGGGCTCACATGTTGCTTACATCGCAGAGATGGAGTTCTCGATattgacacacacacgcacacatacggcGCACATCGCAGCTAGGACTGTGACACCAATCTCGAGTGGGATgggccctcctcctttctctttgcttGTGTCTTTGTCGATCCATggcccccaccccttctcctcttgcaAAAGCACAAGTGTTGTTTAGTGCTCAAGAAGccgaaaaaggaaagaggcgtTCGGTGTTTGTCTTGTGTTCAGTCCCTCGCAAATCCAATCCCCATCCTGCGCCCCCTGCCCACATGTATAGGTGCGCACGCCCTCTACTCCGCTGTGGTTCGCGTGTTGCATCGGGTTGCCTCGATCTCAATGGAGCGCACTCTGAAGACCGAgcagacaaagaaaaaagaggtgaTAGAGAAAGGGTAAGAAACGAAGAAACAGAATTTGTGGAGGACAGGTAACACTTAAGTGGGGGCGTGTTGGTTATCCATCCCTTGCGT
This DNA window, taken from Leishmania panamensis strain MHOM/PA/94/PSC-1 chromosome 34 sequence, encodes the following:
- a CDS encoding cell cycle sequence binding phosphoprotein (RBP33), putative (TriTrypDB/GeneDB-style sysID: LpmP.34.0880), whose protein sequence is MAYTENRASKAIDVFLDSRSGSPSAAASASVTTSNNAMDHNRFATMIALQNRLLSIMAEAQTIVQHLQQNGFFPRGSGANPEEDAANIIMQMLRASLEVSHSSATSPSGMVCGSPSTMDAGSMQHMSSLNSNIPAALDDVPSRAPTKSSPHNNSNSRSSTDNVAHNAVSHNVVEEFLLSGQDGQQQQHYSNTANANHNEEGDELPEGSEMLAFVEFKRGRVRKYVCEHRIEPGNYVLVDGDRGTDCGLLVQTIERKPNNETAVVSMEGCDIRDDKIKLENGRVLRQASEEDIDRLHNIIANAESVALKTCRQRCLELGIDIDLQDVEYQFDMKKISFFFDCDHSVDFRSLVRELYRTFGARIWMENINPKVKNSMPDASGHERSHGGGHHGNGGGWRNNHRGGRTRDY